From the Manihot esculenta cultivar AM560-2 chromosome 3, M.esculenta_v8, whole genome shotgun sequence genome, one window contains:
- the LOC110611048 gene encoding calcineurin-binding protein 1 isoform X4: MFAIAAINDTDSREQWEPLAPTKEAQEFHLTQTYHDGLLKLQAKEYDKARQLLESVLKDPLLSNVQVDSNASDGHLQQLRFLALKNLATVFLQQGSTHYENALHCYLQAVEIDTKDSVIWNQLGTLSCSMGLLSISRWAFEQGLLCSPNNWNCMEKLLEVLIAIRDEVACLSVAELILSHWPSHSRALLVKSTIEESELVPFAPRGIDKLEPKHVRLKFLDKRKATDENIDEGKGISCKKLKKNIELCLPESSWAALADALLEILLPLKGGVSETRSEKDYRSGDVTLTVRLPSHLDVVMSSNENKVLNPISSESLCAADYNSERSNLVKEREANTFEEHPHERRSTRLERLRSRKPGKEELDFAASKDLAKGVLQLLEPFIVCRLRSKGSDQEASCSVSCPHQPTLDTEYKDVSTFVEETSTNYGAYHMCHLLLDHAATRSFAYQDAFIKFLELERLTRHWGQDRTPECSLFLAELYHDLGSLPSNSLKLPEFMSEVSYHLCKIIESVALDYPFHSNHISGNESCSFLKNSQENSEMFAKDSSLQDSFFNNLLVNDKSSFWVRYFWLSGKLSIYDGNKSKAHEEFCISLSLLVKKEKVNDAPCSVQLPHLKLNKELTVNRILHEINLLKVDFLLEKTVGEMIEKEMYVECINLLAPLLFSTENVHVDVLPSHASNSKGEGLACIELSAIDLLIQACEKTKPMDIEVHLNCHRRKLQILMQAAGIDEYGTLRQKYGLNALSASDITPKENPGNHGLELVMEEVKAISHCVSQLKMDSSLNSNCVVTPMGIITDIQTLLLAVMCHVAINCLCKRSSADESEQKQEFCFVDAGIAFCKLQHLIPTVPVKTQVALIVAIHDLLAEYGLCCVGEGGKGEEGTFLRFAIKHLLALDMKLKSNLNSSSRESTQHDKQLSPHSQNKISKKELKSDTLDVVMGGTEIDETSAVGNDAVGGITSASIHSLFGPEKDNAGVGCEMQVSDEDKNKGGKTTERSTESRNELTEDEGEELELIIDGALDQCFFCLYGLNIRSDSSYEDDLAMHKNTSRGDYQTKEQCADVFQYILPYAKASSRTGLVKLRRVLRAIRKHFPQPPEDVLIGNAIDRFLDDLNLCEDKLSEEAGSEGYLETITKMVFPDVETVKQHRSMMVGSSEPYLDVYCNLYYFLALSEEMSATDKWPGFVLTKEGEEFVQQNANLFKYDLLYNPLRFESWQRLANIYDEEVDLLLNDGSKHINVAGWRKNTTLPQRVETSRRRSRRCLLVSLALAKTSVQQCEIHELLALVYYDSLQNVVPFYDQRSVVPAKDAAWVAHCENSLKHFRKASLHKQDWSHAFYMGKLCEKLGYSYGTSLSYYDKAIALNPSAVDPVYRMHASRLKLLCFYGKQNLALLKVLSGYSFNLSIKEAAMKILGELALEMPHLPDDTKDRSTQEDSLQRKHEEFIRIEEVWNMLYNDCISALEICVDGDLKHFHKARYMLAQGLYRRGLKGDLERAKDELSFCFKSSRSSFTINMWEIDSMVKKGRRKTSNFPGNKKILEINLPESSRKFITCIRKYVLFYLKLLEETGDICTLDRAFISLRADKRFSLCIEDLVPVALGRFIKALVSSMHQAGSGALGSSEHQLEKMFSLFMEQGNLWPEIFTLPEIRSPEISEASLYTYLHRYIASLERNGKLETLEAINEKIRKRFKNPKLSNSNCAKVCRHASVAWCRSLVINLALISPLRPGTPIEMPSLNPSDNSLETNPLLCVDLKTNEFWNSAFEDSIHLENLETKWNPVLGKIKNIIVERASDENFETANSLLRSSYNFFRESSCVLLPSGLNLYLVPTRLSKETQLQPLINGVEILDLSIPRKLLLWAYTLLHGRYANISVVLKHCEENIKSKMKKGASTSSTPSNTSSPATAAVHTGSAKDGANHGGGIEPDTVLTTAPMSVTTSVSLSENENTQSTNPSPTSGENQKNLVASSQLNPVNATLAERSSTVHGEDQNRG; the protein is encoded by the exons ATG TTTGCAATTGCAGCTATTAACGATACTGACTCTAGAGAGCAATGGGAACCTTTAGCTCCCACGAAAGAAGCCCAG GAATTTCATCTTACACAAACTTACCACGATGGGCTTCTCAAGTTGCAAGCTAAAGAGTATGATAAGGCTCGCCAATTGTTAGAATCTGTGCTAAAAGATCCTCTATTATCAAATGTTCAA GTGGATAGTAATGCCAGCGATGGCCATCTTCAGCAGCTCAG ATTTCTGGCACTGAAAAACCTTGCCACTGTTTTCCTTCAACAAGGTTCAACTCATTATGAGAATGCTCTTCACTGTTATCTTCAAGCTGTAGAGATTGATACAAAAGATTCAGTTATCTGGAATCAGCTGGGAACATTATCATGCTCGATGGGGTTGCTAAGTATTTCCCGTTGGGCATTTGAGCAGGGGCTTCTTTGCAGCCCTAATAATT GGAATTGCATGGAGAAACTTTTGGAAGTTCTTATTGCCATTCGTGATGAGGTTGCCTGTCTCTCTGTTGCAGAGTTGATTTTGAGCCACTGGCCTTCACATTCCCGTGCTTTGCTTGTCAAAAGTACTATTGAAGAGTCTGAGCTAGTTCCATTTGCTCCTAGAGGTATAGACAAGCTGGAACCTAAGCATGTGCGGCTTAAATTCCTTGACAAGAGAAAAGCAACAGATGAAAATATTGATGAAGGCAAGGGTATTTCCTGTAAGAAGTTGAAGAAGAATATAGAATTATGCCTGCCTGAGTCTTCATGGGCTGCTCTTGCTGATGCTCTTCTGGAAATTTTACTTCCATTAAAAGGTGGTGTTTCTGAGACGAGGTCTGAGAAAGACTATAGATCTGGGGATGTTACTTTAACTGTCCGTTTACCTTCTCATTTGGATGTTGTTATGTCTTCTAATGAAAATAAAGTGCTGAATCCAATATCTAGTGAAAGTCTGTGTGCTGCTGATTATAACTCTGAAAGATCCAACCTTGTTAAAGAAAGAGAAGCAAATACTTTTGAAGAACACCCTCATGAGAGGCGGAGCACTCGCCTTGAGAGGCTTAGGAGTCGTAAACCAGGAAAAGAAGAATTGGATTTTGCTGCCAGCAAGGATCTGGCCAAAGGTGTACTTCAGTTACTAGAACCTTTTATTGTCTGCAGGCTTAGAAGTAAAGGTTCTGATCAAGAAGCTAGTTGTTCTGTATCATGTCCTCATCAGCCTACTTTGGATACAGAATATAAGGATGTTTCCACATTTGTAGAAGAAACTTCAACAAATTATGGTGCATATCATATGTGCCACTTGCTTTTAGACCATGCTGCAACTCGGAGTTTTGCATATCAAGATGCATTTATCAAATTTCTGGAGTTGGAGAGGCTGACAAGGCATTGGGGCCAGGATAGGACCCCTGAATGTAGTCTTTTTCTTGCTGAATTATATCATGACCTAGGGTCTCTGCCTTCAAATTCTCTGAAGTTGCCAGAATTCATGTCAGAGGTATCGTATCATCTTTGCAAAATAATAGAATCAGTTGCTTTGGATTATCCTTTTCACTCGAACCATATATCTGGTAATGAAAGCTGCTCTTTTCTGaagaattctcaagaaaatagTGAAATGTTTGCCAAAGACTCTAGTTTACAGGattcattttttaataatttgttagtgaATGATAAAAGTTCCTTTTGGGTTCGATACTTCTGGTTGAGTGGAAAATTGTCTATCTATGACGGCAACAAGTCTAAAGCTCATGAAGAGTTCTGTATTTCTTTGTCCCTTTTggtgaagaaagaaaaagtgaaTGATGCTCCCTGTTCAGTTCAACTTCCACACCTGAAGCTCAATAAAGAGTTAACTGTAAACAGGATTCTtcatgaaattaatttattaaaggtTGATTTCTTGCTTGAGAAGACTGTAGGCGAGATGATTGAGAAAGAAATGTACGTGGAGTGCATAAACTTGCTTGCTCCACTTCTATTTTCTACAGAAAATGTTCACGTTGATGTACTACCGTCACATGCTTCTAATAGTAAAGGTGAAGGACTTGCATGCATTGAATTATCAGCAATAGATTTATTAATTCAAGCATGTGAAAAGACAAAGCCAATGGACATTGAGGTACATTTGAATTGCCACCGGAGAAAGCTGcaaatactaatgcaagcagcTGGTATTGATGAATATGGAACTCTCCGTCAGAAATATGGGTTAAATGCACTTTCTGCCTCTGATATCACCCCAAAAGAAAATCCAGGAAATCATGGGTTGGAGTTGGTGATGGAGGAGGTGAAAGCAATTTCACATTGTGTGTCACAATTGAAGATGGATTCTTCACTTAATTCT AATTGTGTAGTAACTCCAATGGGCATCATCACAGATATTCAAACTTTGCTCCTGGCAGTCATGTGCCATGTTGCAATAAACTGCCTCTGTAAGAGATCTTCTGCTGATGAAAGTGAACAAAAGCAAGAATTCTGCTTTGTTGATGCCGGTATTGCATTCTGCAAACTTCAACATCTCATCCCTACTGTCCCTGTCAAAACCCAA GTTGCATTAATTGTGGCAATCCATGACTTGCTTGCTGAGTATGGACTATGCTGTGTGGGTGAGGGGGGCAAAGGGGAGGAAGGAACATTTCTTAGATTTGCAATAAAGCACCTCTTAGCCCTGGACATGAAGCTCAAGTCCAATCTAAACTCATCAAGCAGAGAATCAACTCAGCATGATAAGCAGCTTTCCCCTCACTCTCAAAACAAAATATCTAAAAAGGAATTAAAATCTGATACGCTGGATGTGGTGATGGGGGGGACTGAAATTGATGAAACAAGTGCTGTAGGGAATGATGCTGTGGGAGGAATTACTTCTGCAAGCATTCATTCTCTTTTTGGCCCAGAGAAAGACAATGCAGGTGTAGGATGTGAAATGCAAGTCAGTGATGAGGACAAGAACAAAGGAGGAAAAACCACTGAACGATCTACGGAATCTAGAAATGAACTTACTGAAGATGAAGGGGAGGAACTTGAGTTAATAATCGATGGTGCTCTGGATCAATGCTTTTTCTGCTTATATGGTCTCAATATTAGATCTGATTCATCCTATGAGGATGACCTAGCCATGCACAAAAATACTAGTCGTGGAGATTATCAGACCAAGGAACAATGTGCTGATGTTTTTCAATATATATTGCCCTATGCAAAGGCTTCTTCT AGAACTGGATTGGTAAAACTTCGCAGAGTGTTAAGAGCCATTCGCAAACACTTTCCACAACCACCTGAAGATGTTTTGATTGGAAATGCAATTGATAGGTTCTTAGATGATCTTAATTTATGTGAAGACAAACTCTCAGAGGAAGCAGGTTCCGAAGGGTATCTTGAGACCATAACAAAGATGGTATTTCCTGATGTGGAAACTGTCAAACAGCATAGGTCAATGATGGTTGGAAG CTCTGAGCCATATTTGGATGTATATTGCAACTTATATTATTTTCTAGCTCTGTCAGAGGAAATGAGTGCAACTGATAAGTGGCCAGGCTTTGTACTTACCAAGGAAGGTGAAGAGTTTGTACAGCAGAATGCAAATCTCTTCAAGTACGATCTTCTGTACAACCCTTTACGGTTTGAGAGTTGGCAACGGCTTGCAAATATTTATGATGAG GAGGTTGATTTGTTGTTAAATGATGGAAGTAAGCACATAAATGTAGCAGGATGGAGAAAGAATACTACTTTGCCTCAGAGAGTTGAGACAAGTCGAAGGAGGAGCAGGCGTTGTCTATTAGTGAGTTTGGCTTTGGCGAAGACATCAGTTCAGCAg TGTGAGATACACGAGTTACTGGCATTGGTATACTATGACAGCCTTCAGAATGTGGTACCATTTTATGACCAGCGATCTGTTGTGCCTGCGAAGGATGCAGCATGGGTTGCACATTGTGAGAACTCACTGAAGCATTTTAGAAAAGCTTCCTTGCACAA GCAGGACTGGTCACATGCATTCTATATGGGAAAACTCTGTGAGAAGCTTGGATACTCATATGGGACATCATTATCATATTATGATAAGGCTATTGCTTTGAATCCATCGGCCGTGGATCCTGTCTATAGGATGCATGCTTCACGCTTGAAGTTACTTTGCTTCTATGGAAAGCAGAATCTGGCCCTTTTAAAG GTCCTATCTGGATATTCCTTTAATCTATCAATAAAGGAAGCTGCTATGAAAATCCTTGGTGAATTAGCTCTTGAAATGCCACATTTGCCGGATGATACGAAGGACAGAAGCACTCAAGAAGATTCCCTGCAGAGAAAGCACGAGGAATTTATTCGCATTGAAGAAGTGTGGAATATGCTTTACAATGATTGCATTTCTGCTCTGGAAATTTGTGTTGATGGGGATctcaaacattttcataaagcCAGATATATGCTTGCTCAAGGACTATATAGAAGGGGTTTGAAGGGTGATTTGGAGAGGGCCAAGGATgaactttctttttgttttaaatcATCCCGCTCATCCTTCACTATAAATATGTGGGAGATCGATAGCATGGTTAAAAAAGGGAG GCGGAAAACATCAAATTTCCCTGGAAACAAAAAGATCCTTGAAATTAACTTACCAGAAAGTTCTCGAAAATTTATCACTTGCATTCGGAAGTATGTGTTGTTCTACTTGAAATTATTGGAGGAAACCGGAGATATTTGTACCCTGGATCGTGCATTTATATCTCTTCGGGCAGACAAAAGG TTTTCATTGTGCATTGAGGATCTTGTACCAGTTGCCCTGGGGAGGTTCATCAAGGCCCTTGTATCATCCATGCATCAAGCTGGCTCTGGTGCACTGGGCAGCTCTGAGCATCAACTGGAGAAGATGTTCTCGTTATTCATGGAACAGGGAAACTTATGGCCAGAAATATTCACCTTGCCTGAGATCAGAAGCCCAGAAATATCAGAAGCAAGCTTGTACAC CTACCTCCACAGATATATTGCATCACTAGAAAGAAATGGCAAGCTGGAGACACTTGAAGCAATAAATGAGAAGATCCGGAAGCGTTTTAAGAATCCCAAGTTGTCAAATAGTAACTGTGCAAAAGTTTGCAGGCATGCGTCTGTTGCTTGGTGTCGTTCTCTTGTAATTAATTTAGCATTGATCAGTCCATTACGACCTGGAACTCCAATTGAGATGCCGAGCCTTAACCCATCAGATAACAGTCTGGAAACTAACCCCTTGCTTTGTGTTGATCTGAAAACAAATGAGTTCTGGAATTCAGCATTTGAGGATTCTATCCATTTGGAAAATCTTGAAACAAAATGGAATCCAGTGTTGGGTAAAATTAAGAACATCATTGTAGAAAGGGCTTCAGATGAAAATTTTGAGACAGCCAATTCCTTGCTTAGAAGCTCTTATAATTTCTTCCGGGAGAGTTCCTGTGTTTTGCTTCCATCTGGTCTCAACTTGTATTTGGTGCCAACTCGGCTATCTAAGGAAACACAACTTCAGCCTCTCATAAATGGGGTTGAAATTCTCGATCTGAGCATTCCAAGGAAGCTCCTCTTATGGGCTTACACGCTATTGCATGGCCGTTATGCGAACATCTCTGTGGTACTGAAACATTGTGAAGAAAATATCAAG TCAAAGATGAAAAAGGGAGCTTCAACTTCATCCACGCCTTCAAATACTAGTTCGCCTGCTACTGCTGCAGTTCATACAG GTAGTGCGAAAGACGGCGCAAATCACGGTGGAGGCATCGAACCAGATACTGTTTTGACAACAGCTCCTATGTCAGTAACGACATCTGTCTCGTTGTCCGAGAACGAGAACACGCAAAGCACAAATCCTTCACCAACTTCTGGTGAAAACCAAAAGAACTTGGTTGCTTCTTCTCAGCTAAACCCTGTTAATGCCACACTTGCTGAAAGGAGTTCCACAGTGCATGGAGAAGATCAGAACAGGGGCTGA